In Anopheles bellator chromosome 2, idAnoBellAS_SP24_06.2, whole genome shotgun sequence, the genomic stretch ATGGtcgtatttgttttgttgagctataaaataatgtttgctCGGAAAGTTCGGTCCGCCATTTCGGTGGGTGGTACCTGTAATTTACACTGTAAATTGTGTAATAAATCCGCGTTGCAATTGCAAACCGCCATAGCCCTTAATTTAACTTTGAGTGGTGCCAATATTCGTGTGCTTTCGTCGCCACTCTGGAATGTGCCCAATGTGATTCGTTCTGGTTCGGCGGAACACCGACCTGTAAtaaagtaattgaattatcTTTAAGCGGTGACACATTTACGGTTTCGCGCGAGCCTCAAAGTTTCGGAATGATTTGGTTGTGCCTGCCGTCGAAAAGAACAATACTCCATTCAGCCGATCCACCTTTGCCGTGTTCGCGTTTTGCGATCGACCGGATCCGCGTTGGGCTGGCTCGCGGCCAGCAACACGCGCCCGCGCGTGTTCGTATAGGAAGTCGCACTTTGTTCGACGTTGGCACCGTATCCTGCTCGTTCCGTTTCCTACCGCTCGGGAATTTGTTTACGTATTTTCTACTTTGCGGAGTATTCGGAAGGAAAATCTTGTGACGCAGCAGAAATGCCCGCCGAAATGGCTGGCTGTAAACACATTATTCGCTCACgagggtttgtgtttttgcaaatacacgaaagcgaaacacgtTTGTTGTGGCAGATCCGCTAGCTGCCGGGGGCCATCAGGCAGGGGGCCCGGTGGGGTGCATTTTGTtgattggctggctggccggtttTTTCTTCGACGCTCTAAATATAAATATCAGCGCGCACAGGGCAACGTTCGTTCGGTGTCAACACACGCGGCCGCTGCCTGATTGCCTGTTTTCCACGACGCGCTGAGGGAAATCTATAAAATCTGGCATTTAAAATTGTGCGGAAAACAGATTTTTCACCGCAGAGCCAACTGTAGTGCGCACCCAAACGGACGTCTTGCCAAATCGCTGTCCAAAGTGTGAATCTTTGTCCCCGGTGTGCGACTGGTGAATATAAAAACTCTCTTGTGAACGGTGGAAACAGTTTGTGTAGCTAATCGTTTAGCGTGAACTGCGGTAATGTGTGATATACTTGCGGCCATTTCCTACGGCTACGGCTATCATCAGGAGCGGCCTAGAAAACGGGTCAAAATGTACGTACATTAGCACGTTATGTGACGGTTGCTTGTAGcaaccaccggagccggacgTTACTGCGATGCTCACACATGATGGACTCAGTAGGCATGGGATATTCCTATGCAATCGGTTCTGATTGACGGGAAGGAAGTTTGCTGGTTCTGAATCGGTTGTAAAATGGAATTGAATTGTGTGAAAACATTCCAAAGCGAAGCGCACACGCCCAACAACTAACGGCcacaatttgttttctttcttagaAATATGACTATTCCGTCGAgaccagcaccgccgccgccgcaacagCGTAACACAACCTCCACCGCTTCGCGCTACACTCCAACGACCGACTGGGATTTCTGTACGTTTGGTTCGAGCCCCGCATCATCACCCGGAGATGGCggccatcaccagcagcagcagcagcagcaaaagaacgtggtgaaggcaaaaaaacctccaccaccgaggccaccaccaccgaaactTCATCCGCCCAATCCGTCGTCGGCGATTCCGGCACTCAAAAAGCCGGCCCAACCACAATCGATAAACATTCTGTCGAGTCTGTTTGGCCAAAAGCGTTCCTCGAATGGCTCGGGTATTGCTAAGCCGGTACAGTCGTCAGTACAGAAATCAAGTTCCAGTTCCTGCGTGCCCATTAAGttgctgccaccaccatcggcactCCCGTCCGGATCGAGCCGAGCGGGCTTCAATGTTGCGTCGTACGGCGGTACACTGTCGACTGCGGCCCCACAGAACGGTGGAGGATGCGCCGAGATGCAACTTATCACCTTCGACTCACCGCCCAGTTCGCCGACATTTACGCAGAAATCGTGCAGCGACTGCATCAGTGTCGATAGCTTCAGTTCCGACTCAAACTACTCGTCCCCGAACGGTGGCAACATGTCCCAAGCAGAGAGTGGTTTCGAGGACGATTTTGTTGCCAGTGGCGGCCGGGTGGGCTCGGGCGTTCCGTGGGGCGATGCCGCTTCTAGCCCGCGGTGCGGTGATCCGTTCGAGTCGAGCCACGCGGGAGGGGGCCCTCTAATCTATGCGCCTCTTCCGCTGACCACGGCGCAGATGCGGGCACCGTTGTTCAA encodes the following:
- the LOC131209121 gene encoding uncharacterized protein LOC131209121 isoform X2; this encodes MSRNMTIPSRPAPPPPQQRNTTSTASRYTPTTDWDFCTFGSSPASSPGDGGHHQQQQQQQKNVVKAKKPPPPRPPPPKLHPPNPSSAIPALKKPAQPQSINILSSLFGQKRSSNGSGIAKPVQSSVQKSSSSSCVPIKLLPPPSALPSGSSRAGFNVASYGGTLSTAAPQNGGGCAEMQLITFDSPPSSPTFTQKSCSDCISVDSFSSDSNYSSPNGGNMSQAESGFEDDFVASGGRVGSGVPWGDAASSPRCGDPFESSHAGGGPLIYAPLPLTTAQMRAPLFNSKLQQSDFVDPLCNGRSATSKVPTVSMPTIIKPPSAATATGSQKSTPVHSRSGDSGNTFLQPAKGAATFVDHFAPEVDAFDSLPSLPMPTIPPPPPPQSVAITQTPAAVVHGVQEEPYGIALYDFEGETVEDLSLKVNEKIYLLRRLNAEWFMGRDRRGLEGMFPVSYVDVKVPLSDVPAPDPASNAAVPRTARQSDKVRALYHFAAETAEDLTLVEDDLVTVLYQITPEWLYGAVDGRKGQFPANFIEYVPPNLPPLPAAGV
- the LOC131209121 gene encoding uncharacterized protein LOC131209121 isoform X1, giving the protein MCDILAAISYGYGYHQERPRKRVKINMTIPSRPAPPPPQQRNTTSTASRYTPTTDWDFCTFGSSPASSPGDGGHHQQQQQQQKNVVKAKKPPPPRPPPPKLHPPNPSSAIPALKKPAQPQSINILSSLFGQKRSSNGSGIAKPVQSSVQKSSSSSCVPIKLLPPPSALPSGSSRAGFNVASYGGTLSTAAPQNGGGCAEMQLITFDSPPSSPTFTQKSCSDCISVDSFSSDSNYSSPNGGNMSQAESGFEDDFVASGGRVGSGVPWGDAASSPRCGDPFESSHAGGGPLIYAPLPLTTAQMRAPLFNSKLQQSDFVDPLCNGRSATSKVPTVSMPTIIKPPSAATATGSQKSTPVHSRSGDSGNTFLQPAKGAATFVDHFAPEVDAFDSLPSLPMPTIPPPPPPQSVAITQTPAAVVHGVQEEPYGIALYDFEGETVEDLSLKVNEKIYLLRRLNAEWFMGRDRRGLEGMFPVSYVDVKVPLSDVPAPDPASNAAVPRTARQSDKVRALYHFAAETAEDLTLVEDDLVTVLYQITPEWLYGAVDGRKGQFPANFIEYVPPNLPPLPAAGV